A genomic window from Terrisporobacter glycolicus ATCC 14880 = DSM 1288 includes:
- the dptH gene encoding DNA phosphorothioation-dependent restriction protein DptH produces MSNQFYSYLSERIIEFFQQNPLTPGSKYNIQFETEDQVRNLYEKLKDNILYREYEYKDLNGEVKYKSYQLDFNGIGLIISSTMDNVQPDFLTRLRNMVGLEDGYENKAILFIHNTTLDSIIGGTESFAKGGMPFHIDSIQKDIKKKLTGDSFSEVDKSVIESDLERKKNALFGDNNSVFEYEDVLDILNKGYIPREQYKDFGLFYDEKLNELTGKELKKRLKDNALYFTRVDEIHNYGNPETQLEKYFDDNGISKLKNKDWMEVEYKIVEKSVENKKNTKPLEYLSGSEEWDKEEGPSKAKSRVRNIIVFNESGKEEIDLEFSFDDYLKNEFIQKPEGEVSVKASGYKLKVTIKDVEGKSNFYKVVYKADNLKFEFKIAMFRCSPKYFESIKSKYSLVIKKKEKYISINTNDSEIVFNEFNQGNTIYEIDSNNDVINISNDEKLTVKISDKFEYINDNDLVRFDLRIGNELVPLGMVGTNEKSVSIEGFKVWKLKREKSCDFRIAGDNKLQHGTKEYFARDEFRKTLAIEKQLLELEGLCFIEDKEGIQSIDLEINSSVENAYRKIIDYYNLSRKLPSLAYLNSDLKNLYSNFLKEYIDALNKIEEGSYLTKSEKNLFRLGTIKREIEDRELIFTSLHPLNIAYQLHLNDCIDTEEMTDDVLKKFTSTYLLPYIIDEDERLFIPMEQMHSPEWKYYVDENLPRYKSSRDFVSKLVNEKIEEFVGHFKYMFDMGNNAPIKINLINTGDSKEILQGIFKYYVKQLKNSQSNEILPIDLFIYSDRNITNAFEEVAFNENIESLKEIYNLDLSVDSMSEEDVLNLYREKVHFYSKNIEDGVEYAHITFFEMNDNAKKITSNMDDIPSGVILNGNISGVPSVFLGDSYRTGFGTKFTNTQSKLMNMAIRLNALNAASSGEPFNSNQCKAISIQNNGKSILENIYDASHWITFIDPKVDLNFFKNDPDAKDLLIIHYSDQYTTAGGYDAITVTRKSGPYQRVIEEFLSKNGVENANEYSPAVINMFNAVNGDWLLRLLSSKSHFPKEKISILSAIKLGLAQFKNENIIWVPISLEEILRVSGGAGLKQSEGFFSAKNLGFEGGVTSDDILFVGIENNSDRVFVHYYPVEVKIGINDNSYIQKGMEQAKATKSIFEKTLLPDENGDISNTQKVYRNFLMQLVIASAEKLCLYNVCNDQNWSEITSTDLRRKLLNEEYEITTSLEEVLGKAAVISFKKGMGYSHIGVEDGVMIVEMSEDDGVNFITKSVSEIAENLDKVKFEGTNGQDLDNIPKTVYDHGTGEIGGAVELAVPNDPPTEVIDDGHVVEGGSEGYGNTNPDASSRSMDILFGINQKNNKKVYWEPNDTNKVLHTNTGIIGTMGTGKTQFTKSLVTQLYRESKNNVDGHKLGILIFDYKGDYNKSKEDFIEATGANVYELYHLPFNPLSVITAKNSKPMLPLHTANSLKVTLAKAFGLGIKQETLLRDLIMDAYESKGIIKNKPDTWDKPAPTLKDVYDLYVNREDLKEDSLYAAFSNLIDFEIFEPDGNETKSLFDLVDGVTVIDLSGYDPDIQNLVVAITLDLFYSQMQAHGHSRIDGNMRQLNKMILVDEADNFLSKDFETLKKILKEGREFGVGTILSTQLLSHFSTGENKYSDYVLTWIVHNVAEISLKDAKYIFNLQEKSEQEHICNKIKGLNKHYSLVKMGDSDRAIFMKDKAFWELIK; encoded by the coding sequence ATGTCAAATCAGTTTTATAGTTATTTATCTGAAAGGATAATAGAATTTTTTCAACAAAATCCTTTAACTCCTGGTTCAAAGTATAATATTCAGTTTGAGACAGAAGATCAAGTTAGGAATTTGTATGAGAAGCTAAAAGATAATATTTTATATAGAGAATATGAATATAAGGATTTAAATGGAGAGGTAAAATATAAATCTTATCAATTAGATTTTAATGGAATAGGATTAATAATATCTTCTACAATGGATAATGTTCAACCAGATTTTCTTACTAGGTTAAGAAATATGGTTGGCCTAGAAGATGGATATGAAAATAAGGCAATATTATTTATTCATAATACAACACTAGACAGTATTATAGGAGGAACAGAATCCTTTGCAAAAGGTGGTATGCCTTTTCATATAGATTCTATTCAAAAAGATATAAAGAAAAAATTAACAGGAGATTCATTTAGTGAGGTAGATAAGTCAGTAATTGAATCTGACTTAGAGAGAAAAAAGAATGCCTTATTTGGAGACAATAATTCAGTATTTGAGTATGAAGATGTACTTGATATTTTAAATAAAGGATATATTCCAAGGGAACAGTATAAAGACTTTGGTTTATTTTATGATGAGAAGTTAAATGAATTAACAGGAAAAGAATTAAAAAAGAGATTAAAAGACAATGCATTATATTTTACTAGAGTTGATGAAATACACAACTATGGTAATCCAGAGACACAATTAGAAAAGTATTTTGATGATAATGGAATATCTAAATTAAAAAATAAAGACTGGATGGAAGTAGAGTATAAAATAGTTGAAAAATCTGTTGAAAATAAGAAAAATACAAAGCCTCTCGAATATCTTTCAGGTTCAGAAGAATGGGATAAGGAAGAAGGACCATCTAAGGCAAAATCAAGAGTAAGAAATATAATTGTATTTAATGAAAGTGGAAAAGAAGAAATTGATTTAGAGTTTTCATTTGATGATTACTTAAAAAACGAATTTATTCAAAAACCAGAAGGAGAAGTTTCTGTAAAGGCATCAGGGTATAAATTAAAAGTTACAATTAAGGATGTAGAAGGAAAATCTAATTTTTACAAAGTTGTATATAAAGCAGATAACTTGAAATTTGAGTTTAAGATTGCAATGTTTAGATGCAGTCCTAAATATTTTGAATCTATAAAATCTAAGTACTCCTTAGTAATTAAGAAAAAAGAAAAGTATATTTCAATTAATACGAATGATTCAGAAATTGTATTTAATGAGTTCAACCAAGGAAACACTATTTATGAAATAGATTCAAATAATGATGTAATAAATATATCTAATGACGAAAAATTAACTGTTAAAATAAGCGATAAGTTTGAATATATAAATGATAATGATTTAGTTAGATTTGACCTAAGAATAGGTAATGAGTTAGTACCGCTAGGTATGGTTGGTACTAATGAAAAGAGCGTATCAATTGAAGGCTTTAAGGTCTGGAAGTTAAAAAGAGAAAAAAGTTGTGACTTTAGAATAGCCGGAGATAACAAATTACAACACGGAACGAAAGAATATTTTGCAAGAGATGAATTTAGAAAAACTTTAGCCATTGAAAAGCAACTTTTAGAATTAGAAGGCTTATGTTTTATTGAAGACAAGGAAGGCATACAAAGTATAGATTTAGAAATTAACTCCAGTGTAGAAAATGCTTATAGAAAGATAATAGATTATTATAATTTATCTAGAAAACTTCCTAGTTTAGCTTATTTAAATTCTGATTTGAAAAATTTATATAGTAATTTTTTAAAAGAATATATTGATGCATTGAACAAGATTGAAGAGGGATCTTATCTTACAAAATCAGAAAAGAACTTATTTAGATTAGGAACTATAAAAAGAGAAATAGAAGATAGAGAACTTATATTTACTTCTCTTCATCCATTGAATATAGCTTATCAACTTCATTTAAATGATTGTATAGATACAGAGGAAATGACAGATGATGTACTTAAAAAATTTACATCAACTTATCTTCTCCCATATATAATTGATGAAGATGAGAGACTATTTATACCAATGGAACAAATGCATTCTCCAGAATGGAAGTACTACGTAGATGAAAATTTACCAAGATATAAAAGTTCTAGGGATTTTGTTTCAAAATTAGTAAATGAGAAAATAGAAGAGTTTGTAGGGCATTTTAAATATATGTTTGATATGGGCAACAATGCTCCCATAAAAATTAATTTAATAAATACAGGTGATAGTAAAGAAATATTGCAAGGTATATTTAAGTACTATGTGAAGCAATTAAAAAACAGTCAAAGTAATGAAATATTGCCGATTGATTTATTTATATATTCAGATAGAAATATAACAAATGCATTTGAAGAAGTAGCATTTAATGAAAATATAGAGTCATTAAAAGAAATATATAACCTAGATCTAAGTGTAGACAGTATGTCAGAAGAAGATGTACTAAACTTATACAGAGAAAAGGTACATTTTTATTCTAAGAATATTGAAGATGGTGTTGAATATGCACATATAACGTTCTTTGAGATGAATGATAACGCTAAGAAAATTACATCAAATATGGATGATATACCATCTGGAGTTATATTAAATGGAAATATATCTGGGGTACCTTCAGTGTTTTTAGGAGATTCGTATAGGACCGGATTTGGAACTAAGTTTACAAATACACAAAGCAAATTAATGAATATGGCAATAAGACTAAATGCATTAAATGCAGCATCTTCAGGAGAACCATTTAATAGTAACCAATGCAAAGCTATATCTATACAGAATAATGGCAAAAGTATATTAGAAAATATTTATGATGCAAGTCACTGGATAACTTTTATAGACCCTAAAGTTGATTTAAACTTCTTTAAAAATGATCCAGATGCAAAGGATCTCTTAATAATTCACTACAGTGATCAATATACAACAGCTGGTGGATATGACGCAATAACAGTTACTAGAAAGTCCGGTCCATATCAAAGGGTTATTGAAGAATTTTTAAGTAAGAATGGTGTAGAAAATGCTAATGAATATTCACCAGCAGTTATAAATATGTTTAATGCTGTCAATGGAGATTGGTTACTGAGACTTTTATCAAGTAAATCACATTTTCCTAAAGAAAAAATTAGTATATTGTCAGCTATCAAGCTAGGTCTTGCTCAATTTAAAAATGAGAATATCATTTGGGTACCTATATCTCTTGAAGAAATATTAAGGGTATCTGGTGGAGCAGGATTAAAGCAAAGTGAAGGATTTTTCTCAGCTAAAAACTTAGGTTTTGAAGGTGGAGTCACTAGTGATGATATCTTATTTGTTGGTATAGAAAATAATAGCGATAGGGTATTTGTTCACTATTATCCAGTGGAAGTGAAGATCGGTATAAATGATAATTCTTATATACAAAAAGGTATGGAACAAGCTAAAGCTACTAAGAGTATCTTTGAAAAAACACTATTACCTGATGAAAATGGAGATATAAGTAACACTCAAAAGGTATATAGAAACTTTTTAATGCAACTAGTTATAGCCAGTGCAGAAAAATTATGCTTATATAATGTTTGTAATGATCAAAACTGGAGTGAAATAACTAGTACAGATTTAAGAAGAAAGTTACTTAATGAAGAGTATGAGATAACTACATCCCTAGAAGAAGTACTAGGAAAAGCGGCTGTTATATCTTTTAAAAAGGGCATGGGATATAGTCATATAGGAGTAGAAGATGGAGTTATGATTGTAGAAATGTCTGAAGATGATGGTGTAAACTTTATAACTAAGAGTGTAAGCGAAATAGCTGAGAATTTAGACAAAGTTAAATTTGAAGGTACGAATGGTCAGGACCTAGATAATATTCCTAAAACAGTATATGATCATGGTACAGGAGAAATAGGTGGGGCAGTAGAGTTAGCTGTGCCAAATGATCCTCCAACAGAAGTTATAGATGATGGGCATGTAGTAGAAGGTGGAAGTGAAGGATATGGAAATACAAATCCAGATGCTTCATCAAGAAGTATGGATATTTTATTTGGTATTAATCAGAAAAATAATAAAAAAGTTTACTGGGAACCAAACGATACTAATAAAGTGCTTCATACAAATACAGGTATAATAGGTACTATGGGAACTGGAAAAACTCAGTTTACAAAATCATTAGTTACTCAGTTATATAGAGAATCAAAAAATAATGTAGATGGACATAAATTAGGAATATTAATCTTTGACTATAAAGGCGATTACAATAAATCAAAAGAAGATTTTATTGAAGCAACAGGTGCCAATGTATATGAATTATATCATTTACCATTCAATCCATTATCAGTAATAACAGCTAAAAACTCTAAGCCTATGTTACCACTTCATACAGCAAATAGCTTAAAGGTAACTTTAGCAAAAGCATTTGGTTTAGGTATTAAGCAAGAAACTTTACTTAGAGATTTAATAATGGATGCTTATGAAAGTAAAGGTATAATAAAGAATAAACCTGATACTTGGGATAAACCAGCACCAACATTGAAAGATGTATATGATTTATATGTTAATAGAGAGGATTTAAAAGAAGATAGTTTATATGCAGCATTTAGTAATTTAATAGACTTTGAAATTTTTGAGCCAGATGGAAATGAAACTAAAAGTTTATTTGATTTAGTAGACGGTGTAACAGTTATTGATTTATCAGGATATGATCCAGATATACAAAACTTAGTAGTAGCAATTACACTAGATTTATTCTATTCACAAATGCAAGCTCATGGACATTCTAGAATAGATGGTAATATGAGACAATTAAATAAAATGATTTTAGTTGATGAAGCTGATAACTTCTTAAGTAAAGACTTTGAGACACTGAAGAAAATACTTAAAGAAGGTAGAGAGTTTGGCGTAGGTACAATACTTTCAACTCAGTTACTAAGTCATTTCTCTACAGGTGAAAATAAATACTCGGACTATGTTTTAACTTGGATAGTTCATAATGTGGCAGAGATTAGCTTGAAGGATGCTAAATATATATTCAATTTACAAGAAAAGTCAGAACAAGAGCATATTTGTAATAAGATTAAAGGTTTAAATAAACATTATAGCTTAGTTAAGATGGGGGATAGTGA